Proteins from a genomic interval of Xylocopa sonorina isolate GNS202 chromosome 6, iyXylSono1_principal, whole genome shotgun sequence:
- the LOC143424510 gene encoding dual 3',5'-cyclic-AMP and -GMP phosphodiesterase 11 isoform X2 translates to MAVDRQGRCQISRDAKRKLFCICTCNYTAASSPENDDRVHCFRTRNAVKLAASAGNPSAAVAASAHPPVLWSSRRKPGLHLRSIEEPRMTAETAAPCVQGMQGVQTPMAGQGTLQQMQDGKTTGGYYSSTSAVYDAEYARMEAWLDEHPDFVNDYFLRKVTRQTVDMWLVSHATPTSSSSSCVELSSPTHAGGTSSSGRGGSGGSGATTPVRKISAHEFERGGLLKPIVNTIDGTPTFLSVSPGDSGQPGGQQVGAGNAGRPQRRSRHELRHLDEKDLIFELVKDICNELDVRSLCHKILQNVSTLLHADRGSLFLVQGERGGGCMPSSQNHDSATNNSTGYASSPGKTGNGNAEQRGTGYSRSRCLVSKLFDVCSRSTLLEMEKKDEIKIPWGTGIVGYVAESGEPVNIPDAYKDSRFNREIDALTGYRTRALLCMPIKDCNGDVIGVAQVINKLGGEGQFTAQDEKVFAGYLQFCGIGLRNAQLYEKSQLEVKRNQVLLDLARMIFEEQSTIEHMVLRILTHTQSLIQCQRVQVLLVHKASKGSFSRVFDFEANDLAGEDSDSRTSPFESRFPINVGITGYVATTGETVNIPNAYDDPRFDPSVDDGTGFRHRTILCMPIKNSSGQIIGVIQLINKFDDLAFTKNDENFVEAFAIFCGMGIHNTHMYEKAVIAMAKQSVTLEVLSYHASASLEDAQRLRGLRVPSAAHFQLHDFKFDDIYMEDDETLTACLRMFLDLDFVERFHIDYDVLCRWLLSVKKNYRNVTYHNWRHAFNVAQMMFAILTATQWWKIFGEIECLALTIACLCHDLDHRGTNNSFQIKASSPLAQLYSTSTMEHHHFDQCLMILSSQGNQILSNLSPEEYSRVVKVLEEAILSTDLAVYFRKRGAFLCLAQGGGYNWAYSDHRELLRGMLMTVCDLAAITKPWEVEKRVAELVSSEFFEQGDIERRTLNITPIDIMNREKEDQLPMMQVGFIDSICLPIYEAFALLSDKLEPLVEGVRKNKQHWLEIAESRSKTDNCTNHDRTMSDDEEAGEQADQ, encoded by the exons GCCTGCACTTGCGGAGCATCGAAGAACCGAGGATGACGGCGGAGACGGCAGCTCCTTGTGTGCAGGGGATGCAAGGGGTGCAGACTCCTATGGCGGGTCAGGGGACGTTGCAGCAGATGCAGGATGGGAAGACCACCGGTGGCTACTATTCTTCAACTTCCGCCGTCTACGACGCGGAATACGCTCGTATGGAGGCATGGCTCGACGAACACCCTGACTTTGTCAACGACTACTTTCTCAG GAAAGTGACGAGACAGACCGTGGACATGTGGCTGGTCTCGCACGCGACGCCAACATCGTCGTCGAGCAGCTGCGTGGAGCTGTCCAGCCCGACCCACGCAGGTGGCACGTCGTCTTCCGGTCGCGGCGGTTCCGGCGGGTCAGGTGCCACGACGCCCGTGCGGAAAATCTCCGCGCACGAGTTCGAGCGGGGCGGTCTGCTGAAGCCGATCGTGAACACGATCGACGGGACGCCAACATTTTTGAGCGTCTCGCCCGGGGATTCGGGTCAGCCGGGAGGTCAGCAGGTCGGCGCTGGAAACGCGGGCAGGCCCCAGAGGCGGTCCAGACACGAGCTCAGGCATCTCGACGAGAAGGATCTCATCTTTGAATTG GTGAAGGACATCTGTAACGAGCTGGACGTGAGGTCGCTGTGCCACAAGATCCTGCAGAACGTGAGCACCCTTCTACACGCGGATCGAGGCTCCCTGTTCCTGGTCCAGGGCGAGCGTGGCGGCGGGTGCATGCCCTCGTCGCAGAACCACGACTCCGCCACGAACAATTCGACCGGATACGCGTCCAGCCCCGGTAAAACGGGGAACGGGAACGCGGAGCAACGCGGGACCGGATACTCGCGAAGCAGATGCCTGGTCTCGAAGCTGTTCGACGTTTGCTCGCGATCGACGCTGTTGGAGATGGAGAAAAAGGACGAGATCAAAATCCCCTGGGGGACGGGGATCGTCGGTTACGTCGCCGAGAGCGGAGAGCCCGTTAACATACCGGACGCTTACAAG GACTCGAGGTTCAACAGAGAAATTGACGCGCTGACAGGATACAGGACCAGAGCCCTCTTATGCATGCCGATAAAGGACTGCAACGGTGACGTTATCGGCGTTGCACAGGTCATCAACAAACTCGGTGGCGAGGGTCAATTTACCGCGCAGGACGAGAAAGTTTTCGCAGGATACTTGCAGTTCTGTGGAATCGGATTGAGGAACGCGCAGCTCTACGAGAAAAGTCAATTGGAAGTGAAAAGGAATCAG GTCCTTTTAGACTTGGCCAGGATGATTTTCGAGGAGCAAAGCACGATAGAGCACATGGTCCTAAGGATTCTAACGCACACGCAATCTTTGATACAATGCCAACGAGTACAG GTCCTGCTCGTCCACAAGGCGTCTAAGGGCAGTTTCTCCCGAGTATTCGACTTCGAGGCGAACGACCTCGCCGGCGAGGACTCAGATTCTCGCACTAG TCCATTCGAGAGCAGATTCCCTATAAACGTCGGCATCACCGGGTACGTCGCGACCACTGGCGAG ACCGTGAACATACCGAACGCCTACGATGATCCAAGGTTCGACCCCTCGGTGGACGATGGTACCGGTTTCAGGCACCGTACCATTCTCTGCATGCCCATCAAGAACTCGTCGGGTCAGATCATCGGCGTTATTCAACTAATCAACAAGTTCGACGACCTTGCGTTCACGAAGAACGACGAGAACTTCGTCGAGGCGTTCGCCATTTTCTGCGGCATGGGCATTCACAACACGCACAT GTACGAGAAGGCTGTGATAGCAATGGCCAAACAGAGCGTCACGCTAGAAGTGCTGAGTTACCACGCCTCCGCGTCACTGGAGGACGCACAGAGGTTGAGG GGTTTAAGGGTCCCCTCAGCAGCGCACTTTCAATTGCACGACTTCAAGTTCGACGACATTTACATGGAGGACGACGAGACGTTGACAGCCTGTCTACGGATGTTCCTCGACCTCGACTTCGTCGAGCGTTTCCACATCGACTACGACGTCCTCTGCCGTTGGCTTCTCAGCGTCAAGAAGAACTACCGGAACGTTACATATCACAATTGGCGTCACGCGTTCAACGTTGCCCAAATGATGTTCGCGATATTAACT GCCACTCAGTGGTGGAAAATTTTTGGAGAGATCGAGTGTCTGGCGTTGACCATCGCTTGCCTGTGCCACGATTTGGACCATCGGGGTACCAATAATTCTTTCCAGATCAA AGCATCCTCGCCACTGGCGCAGCTCTACTCGACGTCCACGATGGAACACCATCACTTCGACCAGTGTCTAATGATACTGAGCAGCCAAGGGAATCAAATCCTGTCGAATCTATCGCCAGAAGAGTATTCTCGTGTGGTAAAGGTTCTCGAGGAAGCGATCCTCTCTACCGACCTGGCGGTTTACTTCCGGAAAAGAGGTGCCTTCCTCTGTCTGGCTCAGGGCGGTGGTTACAATTGGGCTTACAGCGATCACCGCGAACTCCTCAGGGGTATGTTAATGACCGTGTGCGACTTGGCGGCCATTACTAAGCCCTGGGAGGTCGAGAAGAGGGTGGCGGAATTGGTCAGCAGCGAGTTCTTCGAACAAGGAGACATCGAGAGGCGGACACTCAATATTACTCCCATT GACATTATGAACCGAGAGAAGGAGGACCAACTGCCGATGATGCAAGTTGGTTTCATCGATTCGATCTGCCTTCCTATTTACGAG GCATTCGCGTTGCTATCGGACAAATTGGAGCCATTGGTCGAAGGTGTGAGAAAGAACAAACAACATTGGCTGGAGATCGCCGAATCGAGATCGAAGACGGACAACTGTACGAACCACGACAGGACAATGTCCGACGACGAGGAAGCCGGGGAGCAGGCGGACCAATAG
- the LOC143424510 gene encoding dual 3',5'-cyclic-AMP and -GMP phosphodiesterase 11 isoform X5, whose amino-acid sequence MTAETAAPCVQGMQGVQTPMAGQGTLQQMQDGKTTGGYYSSTSAVYDAEYARMEAWLDEHPDFVNDYFLRKVTRQTVDMWLVSHATPTSSSSSCVELSSPTHAGGTSSSGRGGSGGSGATTPVRKISAHEFERGGLLKPIVNTIDGTPTFLSVSPGDSGQPGGQQVGAGNAGRPQRRSRHELRHLDEKDLIFELVKDICNELDVRSLCHKILQNVSTLLHADRGSLFLVQGERGGGCMPSSQNHDSATNNSTGYASSPGKTGNGNAEQRGTGYSRSRCLVSKLFDVCSRSTLLEMEKKDEIKIPWGTGIVGYVAESGEPVNIPDAYKDSRFNREIDALTGYRTRALLCMPIKDCNGDVIGVAQVINKLGGEGQFTAQDEKVFAGYLQFCGIGLRNAQLYEKSQLEVKRNQVLLDLARMIFEEQSTIEHMVLRILTHTQSLIQCQRVQVLLVHKASKGSFSRVFDFEANDLAGEDSDSRTSPFESRFPINVGITGYVATTGETVNIPNAYDDPRFDPSVDDGTGFRHRTILCMPIKNSSGQIIGVIQLINKFDDLAFTKNDENFVEAFAIFCGMGIHNTHMYEKAVIAMAKQSVTLEVLSYHASASLEDAQRLRGLRVPSAAHFQLHDFKFDDIYMEDDETLTACLRMFLDLDFVERFHIDYDVLCRWLLSVKKNYRNVTYHNWRHAFNVAQMMFAILTATQWWKIFGEIECLALTIACLCHDLDHRGTNNSFQIKASSPLAQLYSTSTMEHHHFDQCLMILSSQGNQILSNLSPEEYSRVVKVLEEAILSTDLAVYFRKRGAFLCLAQGGGYNWAYSDHRELLRGMLMTVCDLAAITKPWEVEKRVAELVSSEFFEQGDIERRTLNITPIDIMNREKEDQLPMMQVGFIDSICLPIYEAFALLSDKLEPLVEGVRKNKQHWLEIAESRSKTDNCTNHDRTMSDDEEAGEQADQ is encoded by the exons ATGACGGCGGAGACGGCAGCTCCTTGTGTGCAGGGGATGCAAGGGGTGCAGACTCCTATGGCGGGTCAGGGGACGTTGCAGCAGATGCAGGATGGGAAGACCACCGGTGGCTACTATTCTTCAACTTCCGCCGTCTACGACGCGGAATACGCTCGTATGGAGGCATGGCTCGACGAACACCCTGACTTTGTCAACGACTACTTTCTCAG GAAAGTGACGAGACAGACCGTGGACATGTGGCTGGTCTCGCACGCGACGCCAACATCGTCGTCGAGCAGCTGCGTGGAGCTGTCCAGCCCGACCCACGCAGGTGGCACGTCGTCTTCCGGTCGCGGCGGTTCCGGCGGGTCAGGTGCCACGACGCCCGTGCGGAAAATCTCCGCGCACGAGTTCGAGCGGGGCGGTCTGCTGAAGCCGATCGTGAACACGATCGACGGGACGCCAACATTTTTGAGCGTCTCGCCCGGGGATTCGGGTCAGCCGGGAGGTCAGCAGGTCGGCGCTGGAAACGCGGGCAGGCCCCAGAGGCGGTCCAGACACGAGCTCAGGCATCTCGACGAGAAGGATCTCATCTTTGAATTG GTGAAGGACATCTGTAACGAGCTGGACGTGAGGTCGCTGTGCCACAAGATCCTGCAGAACGTGAGCACCCTTCTACACGCGGATCGAGGCTCCCTGTTCCTGGTCCAGGGCGAGCGTGGCGGCGGGTGCATGCCCTCGTCGCAGAACCACGACTCCGCCACGAACAATTCGACCGGATACGCGTCCAGCCCCGGTAAAACGGGGAACGGGAACGCGGAGCAACGCGGGACCGGATACTCGCGAAGCAGATGCCTGGTCTCGAAGCTGTTCGACGTTTGCTCGCGATCGACGCTGTTGGAGATGGAGAAAAAGGACGAGATCAAAATCCCCTGGGGGACGGGGATCGTCGGTTACGTCGCCGAGAGCGGAGAGCCCGTTAACATACCGGACGCTTACAAG GACTCGAGGTTCAACAGAGAAATTGACGCGCTGACAGGATACAGGACCAGAGCCCTCTTATGCATGCCGATAAAGGACTGCAACGGTGACGTTATCGGCGTTGCACAGGTCATCAACAAACTCGGTGGCGAGGGTCAATTTACCGCGCAGGACGAGAAAGTTTTCGCAGGATACTTGCAGTTCTGTGGAATCGGATTGAGGAACGCGCAGCTCTACGAGAAAAGTCAATTGGAAGTGAAAAGGAATCAG GTCCTTTTAGACTTGGCCAGGATGATTTTCGAGGAGCAAAGCACGATAGAGCACATGGTCCTAAGGATTCTAACGCACACGCAATCTTTGATACAATGCCAACGAGTACAG GTCCTGCTCGTCCACAAGGCGTCTAAGGGCAGTTTCTCCCGAGTATTCGACTTCGAGGCGAACGACCTCGCCGGCGAGGACTCAGATTCTCGCACTAG TCCATTCGAGAGCAGATTCCCTATAAACGTCGGCATCACCGGGTACGTCGCGACCACTGGCGAG ACCGTGAACATACCGAACGCCTACGATGATCCAAGGTTCGACCCCTCGGTGGACGATGGTACCGGTTTCAGGCACCGTACCATTCTCTGCATGCCCATCAAGAACTCGTCGGGTCAGATCATCGGCGTTATTCAACTAATCAACAAGTTCGACGACCTTGCGTTCACGAAGAACGACGAGAACTTCGTCGAGGCGTTCGCCATTTTCTGCGGCATGGGCATTCACAACACGCACAT GTACGAGAAGGCTGTGATAGCAATGGCCAAACAGAGCGTCACGCTAGAAGTGCTGAGTTACCACGCCTCCGCGTCACTGGAGGACGCACAGAGGTTGAGG GGTTTAAGGGTCCCCTCAGCAGCGCACTTTCAATTGCACGACTTCAAGTTCGACGACATTTACATGGAGGACGACGAGACGTTGACAGCCTGTCTACGGATGTTCCTCGACCTCGACTTCGTCGAGCGTTTCCACATCGACTACGACGTCCTCTGCCGTTGGCTTCTCAGCGTCAAGAAGAACTACCGGAACGTTACATATCACAATTGGCGTCACGCGTTCAACGTTGCCCAAATGATGTTCGCGATATTAACT GCCACTCAGTGGTGGAAAATTTTTGGAGAGATCGAGTGTCTGGCGTTGACCATCGCTTGCCTGTGCCACGATTTGGACCATCGGGGTACCAATAATTCTTTCCAGATCAA AGCATCCTCGCCACTGGCGCAGCTCTACTCGACGTCCACGATGGAACACCATCACTTCGACCAGTGTCTAATGATACTGAGCAGCCAAGGGAATCAAATCCTGTCGAATCTATCGCCAGAAGAGTATTCTCGTGTGGTAAAGGTTCTCGAGGAAGCGATCCTCTCTACCGACCTGGCGGTTTACTTCCGGAAAAGAGGTGCCTTCCTCTGTCTGGCTCAGGGCGGTGGTTACAATTGGGCTTACAGCGATCACCGCGAACTCCTCAGGGGTATGTTAATGACCGTGTGCGACTTGGCGGCCATTACTAAGCCCTGGGAGGTCGAGAAGAGGGTGGCGGAATTGGTCAGCAGCGAGTTCTTCGAACAAGGAGACATCGAGAGGCGGACACTCAATATTACTCCCATT GACATTATGAACCGAGAGAAGGAGGACCAACTGCCGATGATGCAAGTTGGTTTCATCGATTCGATCTGCCTTCCTATTTACGAG GCATTCGCGTTGCTATCGGACAAATTGGAGCCATTGGTCGAAGGTGTGAGAAAGAACAAACAACATTGGCTGGAGATCGCCGAATCGAGATCGAAGACGGACAACTGTACGAACCACGACAGGACAATGTCCGACGACGAGGAAGCCGGGGAGCAGGCGGACCAATAG